In Methylocystis echinoides, one genomic interval encodes:
- a CDS encoding DUF6441 family protein, with protein sequence MAPLTLSVDPKEIDAALDAEFKALSGRVRAATEKAGRATVLIPVRDATRQVLKSRKLPTTWRGQIQPKESKPTLSPAFFTWSKAPKIMAAFSEGATIAPTGGRRYLWIPTENVPVTSGGSRLKPAAVERKFKGFTFARARNGSLVALVMARQGSKRSKARGRPLKTTFRRATKKDPGKKVAMFILVRKVRLKKRLDVASIANAAGARFAVAYQKAANSQ encoded by the coding sequence ATGGCTCCCCTTACCTTAAGCGTCGACCCGAAAGAGATTGACGCCGCGCTCGACGCCGAATTCAAGGCTCTGTCGGGGCGTGTGCGCGCGGCGACAGAGAAAGCCGGCCGCGCCACGGTGCTTATCCCCGTGCGCGACGCCACGCGCCAGGTGCTCAAGTCGAGAAAGCTCCCGACGACATGGCGGGGACAAATCCAGCCGAAAGAAAGCAAGCCGACGCTGTCGCCGGCGTTTTTCACTTGGTCGAAAGCCCCCAAGATCATGGCGGCGTTTTCGGAAGGCGCGACGATCGCGCCGACGGGCGGGCGCCGGTATTTGTGGATTCCAACCGAAAACGTCCCGGTTACGAGCGGCGGATCGCGTCTCAAGCCCGCCGCCGTCGAGCGAAAATTCAAGGGCTTCACTTTCGCCCGCGCGCGCAACGGAAGCCTTGTCGCTTTGGTTATGGCGCGCCAAGGCTCGAAGCGCTCCAAAGCAAGGGGCCGGCCGCTCAAAACGACCTTCCGGCGCGCGACAAAGAAAGACCCTGGCAAGAAGGTCGCGATGTTTATTCTCGTGCGGAAAGTGCGGCTCAAAAAGCGTCTTGACGTCGCCTCGATCGCCAACGCCGCCGGCGCGCGCTTCGCCGTCGCTTACCAAAAGGCTGCGAACTCGCAATGA
- a CDS encoding phage tail tube protein: MATSAIALGQLARAAFATESGSYGTPAAGSYRYAHYYKANLRETKPIESDPIIGSGLNNYRDNGDVAPTLSEHGGSLELPLCLNQIGDWLRLVFGAPATSGATNFTHVFSSGALTLPSATIELNPATNDFRQHVGCAVRSMKLDLADAPGYQRVMLDMLGYGENMLGSTGAGTPAAGKTYDPQGAALAEVLLGGAAVGVLMAASLTYETGLIQDRYIDGSGKFGGAVLAEQAQFFGDLRVRYTGPTLDAAALAGTSQALQIRFVKGANNSISFDAPSCILGRAGVAIEGPGGIEQTLPFRCKQTSGAAMLAVTLKNQIATYPA, from the coding sequence ATGGCGACCTCTGCAATTGCGCTCGGCCAGCTCGCGAGAGCGGCCTTTGCGACGGAATCCGGCTCCTATGGGACGCCGGCCGCCGGCTCCTATCGTTACGCGCATTACTACAAAGCCAATTTGCGCGAGACGAAACCGATCGAGAGCGACCCGATCATCGGCTCGGGCCTCAATAACTATCGCGACAATGGCGACGTCGCGCCGACCTTGAGCGAGCATGGCGGCTCGCTCGAGTTGCCGCTCTGCCTCAATCAAATCGGCGATTGGCTGCGGCTCGTCTTCGGCGCGCCCGCGACGAGCGGCGCGACCAATTTCACGCATGTCTTTTCGTCCGGCGCTTTGACGCTTCCCTCGGCGACGATCGAACTCAATCCGGCGACGAACGATTTCCGCCAGCATGTCGGTTGCGCGGTGCGCTCGATGAAGCTCGACCTCGCCGACGCCCCCGGTTATCAGCGCGTCATGCTCGATATGCTGGGCTATGGCGAAAACATGCTCGGATCGACCGGCGCCGGAACGCCGGCGGCTGGGAAAACCTACGATCCGCAGGGCGCGGCGCTCGCCGAGGTTTTGCTCGGCGGCGCGGCGGTCGGCGTCTTGATGGCGGCGAGCCTCACCTATGAGACGGGCCTCATTCAAGATCGCTATATCGACGGTTCGGGCAAATTCGGCGGGGCTGTTCTGGCCGAGCAAGCGCAATTCTTTGGCGACTTGCGGGTGCGCTATACCGGGCCGACGCTTGACGCCGCTGCGCTCGCGGGAACCTCACAAGCGCTGCAAATCCGCTTCGTCAAGGGCGCGAACAATTCGATTTCCTTCGACGCTCCTTCGTGCATCCTCGGCCGCGCCGGCGTCGCGATCGAGGGGCCGGGCGGGATCGAGCAAACGCTCCCGTTCCGTTGCAAGCAAACCAGCGGCGCAGCCATGCTCGCCGTTACCCTCAAAAACCAGATCGCGACCTATCCGGCATGA
- a CDS encoding phage portal protein encodes MSFKPSFLDRAWLAIAPQSGLRRLHARAVASQLMRAYDGASRDRRLGGWIATGNSANAELFGSNERVRNRARDLERNNRVVFSAISQFSGQVVGTGITPRAVDPRKTVRQAANDAWARFVDTCDPEGQLDYYGLQALAARTMFRDGEVFRVWLKDESGVVNGRIVLREADYLDQTRDILTGADAEKNLVVQGVEFDAYGRRAGYWMFPIHPGELGSIAIGGLLRGQSKRMPAEDVDHFYQTLRPGQTRGVSWLAPSIVALRGLDDVTEAMIWRKRIEACIGLMIRSPESQGSVPIVGQQKTDARGRVEETMAPGKILRFGPGEEASTLDPSTSGDTVDFVRSQLYAFSATTGIPYHAITGDVSQANYSSLRAATLAGNVLLDAVQWLVFAQREKRAWRRVMQRESLLRNEPRLADVRCEFSMPVRPWVDPVKEITAKIMEIRAGLQSQPDALAERGLNWEQQLSEIEAFLKALDQPGIVLDTDPRRINHSGALQIAQAAQGVSDGNSQT; translated from the coding sequence ATGAGCTTCAAGCCCTCCTTTCTTGACCGCGCCTGGCTCGCCATCGCGCCTCAATCCGGCTTGCGCCGCCTCCACGCGCGGGCGGTCGCTTCGCAGCTTATGCGCGCCTATGACGGCGCGTCGCGTGATCGCCGGCTCGGCGGCTGGATCGCGACCGGGAATTCCGCGAACGCCGAGCTTTTCGGCTCGAACGAGCGCGTGCGCAATCGCGCCCGAGACTTGGAGCGCAATAACCGCGTCGTTTTCTCGGCGATTTCGCAGTTTTCGGGACAAGTCGTCGGAACCGGAATCACGCCGCGGGCGGTCGATCCAAGGAAAACCGTGCGCCAGGCCGCGAATGACGCCTGGGCGCGATTTGTCGACACGTGCGACCCCGAGGGCCAGCTCGACTATTATGGCCTGCAAGCGCTCGCCGCGCGCACAATGTTTCGCGACGGCGAGGTTTTCCGAGTCTGGTTGAAGGACGAAAGCGGCGTCGTCAACGGTCGTATCGTGCTGCGCGAGGCCGATTACCTCGACCAGACTCGCGATATTTTGACCGGCGCTGACGCCGAGAAAAATCTCGTCGTGCAAGGCGTCGAATTTGACGCATATGGACGGCGCGCCGGTTATTGGATGTTTCCAATTCATCCGGGCGAGTTGGGCTCGATCGCCATTGGTGGCCTGTTGCGCGGTCAATCTAAGCGCATGCCCGCCGAAGACGTTGACCATTTTTACCAGACCTTGCGTCCTGGCCAGACTCGCGGCGTTTCGTGGCTCGCGCCTTCGATTGTCGCCTTGCGCGGCCTCGACGACGTGACCGAGGCAATGATTTGGCGCAAGCGGATCGAGGCCTGCATCGGGCTCATGATCCGCTCGCCGGAATCACAAGGCTCAGTCCCAATTGTCGGGCAACAAAAAACCGACGCGCGCGGCCGAGTCGAAGAAACGATGGCGCCGGGCAAAATTTTGCGCTTTGGGCCTGGCGAAGAGGCCTCGACCCTCGACCCCTCGACCTCGGGAGACACGGTCGACTTTGTTCGCTCACAACTTTACGCCTTCTCGGCGACGACAGGGATTCCTTATCACGCCATCACCGGCGACGTGAGCCAGGCGAACTATTCCAGCCTGCGCGCCGCTACGCTCGCCGGGAATGTCTTGCTCGACGCCGTGCAATGGCTCGTTTTCGCCCAGCGAGAAAAGCGCGCATGGCGGCGCGTCATGCAGCGGGAGAGCCTGTTGCGCAATGAGCCGCGCCTCGCCGACGTGCGTTGCGAGTTTTCCATGCCGGTTCGCCCCTGGGTCGACCCGGTCAAGGAAATCACGGCAAAAATCATGGAAATTCGGGCCGGTTTGCAATCCCAGCCCGACGCGCTCGCCGAGCGCGGCCTGAATTGGGAGCAACAGCTTTCCGAGATCGAGGCTTTTCTCAAGGCTCTCGACCAGCCTGGCATCGTTCTCGACACAGATCCGCGCAGGATCAATCACTCGGGCGCTCTGCAAATCGCACAGGCCGCGCAAGGCGTCTCTGACGGCAATTCGCAAACTTAA
- a CDS encoding phage tail length tape measure family protein, with the protein MTMAANSVTIRLGVDGNVKVEAAIKKIGETTKRQFDDASKSVGLARHEMINLGRQAQDIAVSLAGGQSPLMVLMQQGTQVADILGTAKGGAGAAVADLGSRLASLVTPARAAGAAIAGASAVAVEGLLRWQRAQDALTVSLNGLGRASGLTIGQVNAVAGRSAAASGMSINAAQGLAAQFLGAGVPGGALGGAIGVTRDFGRKLGLSQEDAAGTLARALADPAKGAQELADKFGLLTRAQRLQIEQTAGMGDKAAAAAKLVETLRSRLAELEDPTWRLSRIFEDMGARVSNFVTRTGEGLAGQPSAETVFGRMRRASGAQQQALRDNATDRLSALLNLAQDAELASKAITATTYAEREAVLIEKARVEALRDSANALKINTQAEAERTRMLAEATAKAEEYSRQAARTIAGFGKTSYERGLLQIRQERDDMLRQVPVDAAAPAPRPRRAAAARGPSQMDILQDELARRGLEPTQANFQRLIDEGVGGRIGRGVIPIDEPAAAPARSAGGGGLSRRVRASSGGLEAAYTAEAQAAPLRQANDDLAIYNRLLDAQAAAFGKSAGEAARLQREQELLNQYTREHIPITSDMRAQIAQTAEEWGRYVERLQRIQEKNAELIQSLDQVRGTASSALSSFVGDLVRGESAGAALNRVLDQILQTAINIAAQKLTEGLFGKAGTNGSDSVGGGFLGSLFSAAKSLFPFAEGGVMTGAGPLPLKRYGFGGVANTPQFAMFGEGSRPEAYVPLPDGRSIPAVVDLKGLSQESAPRISIQNYAGVNVESRVTRAEIRFMIREEQNRFADRLPRMFTAYETGQP; encoded by the coding sequence ATGACCATGGCGGCAAATAGCGTCACCATTCGCCTTGGCGTCGACGGAAACGTCAAGGTTGAAGCGGCGATCAAGAAAATTGGCGAAACGACCAAGCGCCAGTTTGACGACGCCTCGAAATCGGTCGGCCTGGCGCGCCACGAGATGATAAATCTCGGCCGCCAGGCGCAAGACATCGCCGTCTCGCTCGCCGGCGGCCAGTCGCCGCTTATGGTGCTGATGCAGCAAGGAACGCAGGTCGCCGACATTCTCGGGACTGCGAAGGGCGGCGCCGGCGCGGCGGTCGCCGATTTGGGCTCGCGGCTCGCCTCGCTCGTGACGCCGGCGCGCGCCGCCGGCGCGGCGATCGCCGGCGCGAGCGCAGTCGCCGTCGAGGGGCTCTTACGATGGCAGCGGGCGCAAGACGCGCTCACCGTCTCTTTGAACGGGTTGGGGCGCGCCTCGGGCCTCACGATCGGCCAGGTTAACGCCGTCGCCGGCCGGTCGGCCGCCGCCTCCGGCATGTCGATTAACGCCGCCCAGGGGCTCGCCGCGCAATTCCTCGGGGCGGGCGTTCCCGGCGGCGCGCTTGGCGGCGCGATTGGCGTCACGCGCGACTTTGGGCGAAAGCTCGGGCTCTCCCAAGAGGACGCGGCCGGAACGCTCGCCCGCGCCCTCGCCGATCCCGCCAAGGGCGCACAGGAGCTTGCCGATAAATTCGGGCTCCTGACGCGCGCGCAGCGGCTCCAGATCGAGCAAACCGCCGGCATGGGCGATAAGGCCGCCGCCGCCGCGAAGCTCGTCGAGACGCTCCGCAGCCGCCTCGCCGAGCTAGAGGACCCGACATGGCGCCTCTCGCGCATTTTCGAGGACATGGGCGCGCGCGTGTCGAATTTCGTGACACGCACCGGCGAGGGGCTCGCCGGCCAGCCGAGCGCCGAGACTGTCTTCGGCCGCATGCGGCGGGCCTCGGGCGCGCAGCAACAGGCCTTGCGCGACAATGCGACCGATCGGCTCTCGGCCTTGCTCAATCTCGCTCAGGACGCCGAGCTGGCGTCGAAGGCGATTACCGCGACGACCTACGCCGAGCGCGAGGCAGTGCTCATTGAAAAGGCCCGCGTCGAGGCGCTGCGCGACTCCGCGAACGCGCTCAAGATCAATACGCAGGCCGAGGCCGAGCGCACGCGCATGCTCGCCGAGGCGACGGCGAAGGCCGAGGAATATTCGCGCCAGGCGGCGCGCACGATCGCGGGCTTCGGCAAGACTTCATACGAGCGCGGCCTTCTGCAAATTCGCCAAGAGCGCGACGACATGCTGCGCCAGGTCCCGGTCGACGCCGCTGCGCCGGCGCCGCGACCGCGCCGGGCGGCCGCCGCGCGCGGCCCGTCGCAGATGGACATTCTGCAAGACGAGCTGGCGCGGCGCGGCCTGGAGCCGACGCAAGCCAATTTCCAGCGTTTAATTGACGAGGGCGTCGGCGGCCGCATCGGGAGGGGCGTTATCCCGATCGACGAGCCGGCCGCGGCGCCGGCGCGATCCGCCGGCGGCGGCGGCCTGTCGCGGCGCGTGCGCGCCAGCTCCGGTGGCCTGGAGGCGGCCTATACGGCGGAAGCCCAGGCCGCGCCGCTGCGCCAGGCTAACGACGATTTGGCGATCTATAACCGGCTCCTCGACGCCCAGGCCGCAGCCTTCGGCAAGTCGGCGGGCGAGGCGGCGCGGCTGCAAAGAGAGCAAGAGCTGCTCAATCAATACACGCGCGAACATATCCCGATCACGAGCGACATGCGGGCGCAGATCGCGCAGACGGCCGAGGAATGGGGTCGCTATGTCGAAAGGCTGCAACGCATCCAAGAGAAAAACGCCGAGCTGATCCAAAGCCTCGACCAGGTTCGGGGGACCGCTTCTTCGGCGCTCTCGTCTTTCGTCGGCGATCTCGTGCGCGGCGAAAGCGCCGGCGCGGCCCTCAACCGCGTTCTCGATCAAATCTTGCAAACCGCAATCAATATCGCCGCGCAGAAATTGACGGAAGGGCTTTTCGGCAAGGCCGGGACCAACGGCTCGGACAGCGTCGGCGGCGGCTTCCTGGGCAGTCTCTTCTCGGCGGCGAAATCGCTTTTCCCCTTCGCCGAGGGCGGCGTCATGACCGGCGCCGGCCCCTTGCCCCTCAAGCGCTATGGCTTCGGGGGCGTCGCCAATACGCCGCAGTTCGCCATGTTCGGCGAGGGCTCGCGTCCCGAGGCTTATGTCCCCTTGCCCGACGGCCGCTCGATTCCCGCCGTCGTCGATCTCAAAGGCCTTAGCCAAGAGTCGGCGCCGCGCATCTCGATCCAGAATTATGCCGGCGTGAATGTCGAGTCGCGCGTCACCCGCGCCGAAATCCGCTTCATGATCCGCGAAGAGCAAAACCGCTTCGCCGATCGCCTGCCACGCATGTTTACAGCCTATGAAACCGGCCAGCCATGA
- a CDS encoding phage head-tail joining protein, which produces MALTVQEIDARIALLQEAVASGELTVEYDGRRVTYKDTKSLTDAINYFQRLRAQIPSTGPAPSSADRGSYASFVRD; this is translated from the coding sequence ATGGCTCTAACTGTCCAAGAAATCGACGCCCGCATCGCCCTTTTGCAAGAGGCGGTCGCTTCCGGCGAATTGACCGTCGAATATGACGGCCGCCGCGTGACCTACAAGGACACGAAAAGCCTAACCGACGCGATCAATTATTTCCAGCGCTTGCGCGCTCAGATTCCCTCGACGGGTCCGGCCCCGTCTAGCGCCGATCGCGGCTCTTACGCGTCATTCGTGCGGGACTAA
- a CDS encoding DUF2190 family protein: MATNRIQKGDSLTVPAPYDVASGAGAQVGGIFGVAQNAALSGADVVLAREDVWELKKNSAEAWAVGDRIYWDNTNKQATSSPGAKPGANMFIGWATEVAANPTSTGKVLLSEGGTGLRQVAGQATTVTAADTIATGLSSVLGVIASLDSDPGDDPEWVSATVGDQNGAPVAGSFILKTWKNTGGTDPTPVAATTFSKKVNWFAWGY, translated from the coding sequence ATGGCGACGAATAGGATTCAGAAGGGCGACTCGCTCACCGTTCCGGCCCCTTACGATGTGGCCTCGGGCGCTGGCGCGCAGGTCGGCGGCATTTTTGGCGTGGCGCAGAACGCGGCGCTCTCCGGCGCCGACGTAGTGCTAGCGCGCGAAGACGTTTGGGAGCTGAAAAAGAACAGCGCTGAAGCATGGGCGGTTGGCGACCGCATTTATTGGGACAATACCAATAAGCAGGCGACTAGCTCGCCTGGCGCGAAGCCGGGGGCAAATATGTTTATCGGCTGGGCGACCGAGGTCGCGGCCAATCCGACTTCAACGGGTAAGGTTCTGCTCTCGGAGGGCGGAACGGGGCTGCGCCAAGTCGCGGGCCAGGCGACGACCGTCACGGCCGCCGACACGATCGCAACCGGCTTGTCGTCGGTCTTGGGCGTGATCGCCTCGCTTGATAGCGACCCTGGCGACGACCCTGAATGGGTTTCTGCGACGGTTGGCGATCAGAACGGCGCGCCGGTCGCTGGCTCTTTTATTCTCAAGACGTGGAAAAACACTGGCGGCACCGATCCGACGCCGGTCGCCGCGACGACCTTCTCGAAGAAGGTCAATTGGTTCGCCTGGGGCTATTAA
- a CDS encoding prohead protease/major capsid protein fusion protein, with translation MQRSNGAAGPEGFQPGGTLARELRFAPTSYDAKTRTVRGVFAAGSPVRRYAYVETLSMDPASVDLTRVEQGQCKLLDSHNSYSIDAILGVVEEAKIEGGQLVGVARFADTEAGRKAEGMVSRGELTGFSVGYSVQKWLNISQDDTGLETWRADQWALLEVTLCAVPADPVATVRAVETNGLNAPGSQESEQDMTRSAQAAAVAAAVENPPAPAPANLAPAAPASEARSAAPAPAPAPAPAPTAESDARASTLSAADIRGLQRLADGAGGDARKRVDGWIDEGLTHAQIFDNLTQHLGSRQADAREIVVPNAQVTRDEGDTLRRAIESAITLRANPQAFDRSAPEGCAAIEMANEWRGHDSILAMFGEYVHRTQGKSVRTLNKMERATLALGMNDPGVLYRAGLSTSDFSNLLANVASKRLRDAYSTAPQPWRMLGRQSNSPDFKSKSVVALSGLPTFEKVLEGGEFKYGKFSDSGETYALATYGKIVPITRQALINDDLGAFDRIPRLVGRAAAELENSVVWGIFTANAALSDTVALFHATHANLGTAADVTETSLAEAEKLMLEQLDAAGQPYSGLIPKFLVVTPKRKVAAQKLLTAVQATATSGVNTFAGRMELIVEARLKPATGAEPWFVVGDPNVLDTFEFAYLDGQEGVYTEQRVGFEVDGLEIKGRLDFAAKAIDYRNMVKNAGT, from the coding sequence ATGCAACGCAGTAACGGCGCGGCTGGCCCGGAAGGGTTTCAGCCTGGCGGAACTTTGGCGCGCGAGCTGCGCTTTGCGCCGACGAGCTATGACGCAAAGACGAGGACGGTTCGCGGCGTCTTCGCCGCCGGCTCGCCTGTCCGCCGCTACGCTTATGTCGAGACGCTCAGCATGGACCCCGCTTCCGTCGATTTGACGCGGGTTGAGCAAGGGCAATGCAAGCTGCTCGACTCGCACAATTCCTATTCGATCGACGCAATTCTTGGCGTAGTCGAAGAGGCGAAGATCGAGGGCGGCCAACTCGTCGGCGTCGCCCGCTTCGCCGACACGGAAGCCGGGCGCAAGGCCGAGGGCATGGTCTCGCGCGGCGAGCTGACGGGCTTCTCTGTCGGCTACTCCGTCCAGAAATGGCTCAATATTTCTCAAGACGACACGGGGCTTGAAACCTGGCGCGCCGATCAGTGGGCGCTCTTAGAGGTGACGCTCTGCGCCGTTCCCGCCGATCCCGTCGCGACTGTCCGGGCAGTCGAGACAAACGGGCTTAACGCTCCCGGTTCGCAAGAAAGTGAGCAAGATATGACTCGATCCGCCCAGGCGGCGGCCGTTGCGGCGGCCGTCGAGAATCCGCCGGCCCCTGCCCCGGCCAATCTCGCGCCGGCCGCCCCCGCGAGCGAGGCGCGTTCCGCTGCGCCGGCTCCCGCGCCCGCCCCGGCGCCCGCCCCAACGGCCGAGAGCGACGCCCGCGCGTCGACGCTCAGCGCCGCCGACATTCGCGGCCTCCAGCGGCTCGCCGATGGCGCTGGAGGCGACGCGCGCAAGCGGGTCGACGGTTGGATCGACGAGGGCCTGACGCACGCGCAGATTTTCGACAATCTCACCCAGCATTTGGGCTCGCGCCAGGCCGACGCGCGCGAAATCGTGGTTCCCAATGCGCAGGTGACGCGCGACGAAGGGGACACGCTGCGCCGTGCGATCGAGTCGGCGATCACGCTCCGCGCGAATCCGCAGGCGTTTGACCGAAGCGCGCCGGAAGGCTGCGCGGCGATCGAGATGGCGAACGAATGGCGTGGCCACGACTCTATCCTCGCAATGTTCGGCGAATATGTTCACCGGACCCAGGGCAAGAGCGTTCGCACCTTGAACAAAATGGAGCGCGCGACGCTGGCGCTCGGCATGAACGATCCGGGGGTGCTTTATCGCGCGGGCCTGTCGACCTCTGACTTTTCGAACTTGCTGGCGAACGTCGCGTCCAAGCGGCTGCGCGACGCCTATTCGACCGCGCCGCAGCCTTGGCGCATGCTCGGCCGGCAGTCGAATTCGCCCGACTTCAAGTCGAAATCGGTGGTGGCACTCTCGGGCCTGCCGACCTTCGAAAAGGTTTTGGAGGGAGGCGAATTCAAATACGGGAAATTCTCGGATAGCGGCGAGACTTATGCGCTCGCCACTTACGGCAAGATCGTCCCTATCACGCGGCAAGCGCTGATTAATGACGATCTCGGCGCGTTCGATCGTATCCCGCGCCTCGTCGGCCGGGCTGCCGCCGAACTGGAGAATTCGGTCGTTTGGGGAATTTTCACCGCCAATGCGGCGCTTTCCGACACAGTCGCCCTTTTCCACGCCACCCATGCCAATCTCGGCACAGCCGCCGACGTGACGGAAACGTCGCTCGCCGAAGCCGAGAAACTCATGCTGGAGCAGCTCGACGCGGCGGGCCAACCCTATTCCGGGCTCATCCCGAAATTCCTCGTCGTGACGCCGAAACGCAAGGTTGCCGCGCAGAAGCTCTTGACCGCCGTCCAGGCGACCGCGACCTCCGGCGTCAACACCTTCGCCGGTCGAATGGAACTGATCGTTGAGGCGCGTCTCAAGCCTGCGACCGGCGCCGAGCCGTGGTTCGTTGTCGGCGATCCGAATGTGCTCGACACGTTCGAATTCGCGTACCTCGACGGCCAGGAAGGCGTTTACACCGAACAGCGCGTCGGCTTTGAGGTCGACGGGCTCGAGATCAAGGGCCGGCTCGATTTCGCAGCCAAGGCGATCGACTATCGCAACATGGTCAAGAACGCCGGGACCTAA
- a CDS encoding terminase gpA endonuclease subunit — protein MAHPFASALAIIAGAIAQAVTPPSTLTPTQWAAQKLVLVEGPRAGQIWDPAQAPYICAILDGVFCGPYTKGTVRKSAQVGYTQGLTALAGWIVTQSPARTLIVLPTSAMALSLNREKLQPAFDSTPDLKRRLAATSARASMGSSALYKAFPGGSISITGANSAAELQMRTIKFALCDEIDQWPKDLEGQGSPMAMVDGRQIAFHATRDYRKLQGGTPTLKGASLVDAEFEAGDQRYQRLPCPHCGERIRLLFGGYADEAGGTGLRFNRKHPVDAHYVAQCCGVRIEHWQKAGMIAAALDLPDYGFVAEKPEPGRAPSWHIDSISSNFTTWDKIAETYLAAGDDPQKLKSFYNHWLGLPYEEANDIPDWEALFRRRESYAERVIPADALLVTMGVDVQKRGLYVEIVGWTPDRRSYTLFAAYLRAGGGDRLGDTADPEDICWKRLSELHGESLPDAFGGKRRIDATGVDCRYNAPVVYDWVRRHHNAYAIRTEEGWGRPALSAPQLVDFDWRGKRVRKGVQQWKAGSYNLKSRFFAYLNRETTIEGDEARSPGGFCHFGSFLDEAYFRQITAEHVGLDKKGNRVWKAHYDDNHWLDCRVLNMALAFGAPVFDIGNRSDGFWRDLAYERGAGSAIAPLLRPLGRATSQDVPAEDAAAQEANQPNVDDLPATGWGFTGGEWL, from the coding sequence ATGGCTCACCCCTTTGCCTCGGCGCTCGCGATCATCGCGGGCGCGATCGCTCAAGCCGTCACGCCGCCGTCGACGCTCACGCCGACGCAATGGGCGGCGCAAAAGCTTGTCCTCGTAGAGGGGCCGCGCGCCGGCCAGATTTGGGACCCCGCCCAGGCCCCCTATATTTGCGCCATCCTCGACGGCGTTTTTTGTGGCCCTTACACCAAGGGAACCGTGCGCAAGTCGGCGCAAGTCGGCTATACGCAGGGCTTGACCGCGCTCGCCGGTTGGATTGTCACGCAAAGCCCGGCCCGCACGCTCATTGTGCTGCCGACGAGCGCCATGGCGCTTTCGCTCAACCGCGAGAAATTGCAGCCGGCCTTTGACTCGACGCCGGACCTCAAGCGCCGGCTGGCGGCGACCTCGGCCCGCGCGTCGATGGGCTCGTCGGCGCTCTATAAGGCGTTTCCAGGCGGCTCGATCTCGATCACCGGCGCGAATTCGGCGGCCGAGCTGCAAATGCGCACGATCAAATTTGCGCTCTGCGACGAGATCGACCAATGGCCGAAGGATTTGGAGGGCCAGGGCTCGCCCATGGCCATGGTGGACGGCCGTCAGATCGCCTTTCACGCAACGCGCGACTATCGCAAATTGCAGGGCGGCACGCCGACGTTGAAAGGCGCATCGCTCGTCGACGCGGAATTCGAGGCCGGCGACCAACGTTACCAGCGACTCCCCTGCCCCCATTGCGGCGAGCGCATACGCTTGCTCTTCGGCGGTTACGCCGACGAGGCCGGCGGAACCGGGCTGCGGTTCAATCGCAAGCATCCGGTCGACGCGCATTATGTGGCGCAATGCTGCGGCGTGCGAATTGAGCATTGGCAAAAGGCCGGGATGATCGCCGCCGCGCTCGATTTACCCGATTATGGCTTCGTCGCCGAAAAGCCTGAGCCGGGGCGCGCCCCGTCCTGGCATATCGACTCGATTTCGTCGAATTTTACGACTTGGGACAAGATCGCCGAAACCTATCTCGCCGCCGGCGACGATCCGCAAAAGCTCAAGAGCTTTTATAATCACTGGCTCGGCCTGCCTTACGAGGAAGCGAACGACATTCCCGATTGGGAGGCGTTGTTTCGCCGCCGCGAATCCTACGCCGAGCGGGTCATTCCGGCCGACGCCTTGCTCGTCACGATGGGCGTCGACGTGCAAAAGCGCGGACTTTATGTCGAGATCGTCGGCTGGACGCCCGACCGGCGCTCTTACACGCTCTTTGCGGCCTATCTGCGCGCCGGCGGCGGCGATCGGCTCGGCGATACCGCCGACCCCGAAGACATTTGCTGGAAGCGCCTCTCCGAATTGCACGGCGAGAGCCTCCCCGACGCCTTCGGCGGCAAGCGCCGGATCGACGCGACCGGCGTCGACTGCCGCTATAACGCGCCAGTGGTTTACGATTGGGTGCGCCGCCATCATAACGCCTATGCGATCCGCACCGAAGAGGGTTGGGGCCGCCCGGCGCTCTCGGCGCCGCAGCTCGTCGATTTCGACTGGCGGGGAAAGCGCGTTCGCAAGGGCGTCCAACAATGGAAAGCCGGCTCCTACAATCTCAAATCACGCTTTTTCGCCTATTTGAACCGCGAGACGACGATCGAAGGCGACGAGGCGCGCTCGCCAGGCGGCTTCTGCCATTTCGGGAGCTTTCTCGACGAAGCTTATTTTCGGCAAATCACCGCCGAGCATGTCGGGTTAGACAAAAAGGGCAATCGTGTCTGGAAAGCCCATTATGATGATAACCATTGGCTCGATTGCCGGGTTTTGAATATGGCGCTCGCCTTTGGCGCGCCGGTTTTCGACATTGGCAACCGTTCGGACGGCTTCTGGCGCGATCTCGCTTATGAGCGCGGCGCGGGAAGCGCGATCGCACCACTCTTGCGACCCCTCGGGCGAGCGACAAGCCAAGACGTTCCAGCAGAAGACGCGGCGGCGCAGGAAGCAAACCAACCGAACGTGGACGACCTGCCAGCAACCGGCTGGGGATTTACGGGGGGCGAATGGCTCTAA